In Anoplopoma fimbria isolate UVic2021 breed Golden Eagle Sablefish chromosome 7, Afim_UVic_2022, whole genome shotgun sequence, the DNA window AGCTATAATAAGTATGTATAAGAATGCCATTTGTTCAGTTATAAACAAAGACACCAGATGCTGTTTAAATTTGAACCCCATCATAGGAAAGgtacagaacattttttttaatttttggcATCAAAGTGATCCCTTAGAGGAGGACTTTTTGCTGACTTAAACTGAGGGCATATCCACTAGTCATTTACGCAAATAGTTTTTGATGTAATCCgttctgttgttgttgagaaACACAGCATCTGAATTGACTTTACTACCACTGGAACCTGATGTTACTGGTGTTGGATCCGTTTCTCTCTGGATCTGTCCCTGTTCCAAATGCTGTTTCCTACTGGAATAACATTACTTCATACTTGGGCTGCATGGCAATATGGTGCCTACTTTCtaaatatgtgattttaaaTAAGGTTAAGGAAGTAACTTTTGGAAAACGTATCGTTTTTTATCTCCCCCTCGATATAAAAAGGTGATGTGGAAGTGATTTGAGATTTCTCTCAGTGTTATGAATCCCTGGcatattctgtttttgtatttgttaggTTTGTCATACTACTTGTcaatataaatctttaaaaaaaaaaaagaacatggtcGCTCAACAACCATCCGAAAACAGACTTAATGCCGTTTGCCTGTCGTGACAACAAACCATGCATGTTTCTCTCCTATGGGTTTTCCCAGAAAGTTGGCCCTTCCCTAGTTGACATGAGCCTAGGGAGGCGTCTCTCCACTGCCGGCGGACTGACACCGCGCGGCCGCTCAGCTCCACATCTTCTCCGCGGGGGCCGAACGAGAGTCGTCCGCGCGCCACTGCATGGCCGCTCGCCTGCCGCTGTCAGTGATCGCACTCGCTGTCTTTCACGTTTTGGCAACTTTCCGAATTAAAAAGTATAACTATTCTCTAAGTTACCATTAGAATAAAACGGGAACTGCTTTGATGTGTGGCATAAATTCAGCCATACGAATGATTCAAAAAACGTTGTTTTATGGTCATTTAGCTGAGTAAACTCTTCCTAGGAGGGCAGTAACAAAAGTAGTACATTTATTACACAGACCTCTGTGTACTTTTTGATATTATCTTCTCAGGCTAAACGAAAGGACAGGACGCATCGGTCCGCAAGCACGAAAGCTTGCTCTTAAAAAGTTTAAGGGATAGCTTAGCTTGCTAACAGTACCGTACATTGAGATTGGCTCGTCGGCAACCATTATATGCTGCAAACTTGCAAATGGCGACCTCCGAGTAGCGCTAAACAGATGTTTACATGCTTTGCGGGAAAGGTGTCGAATTCACGTCCCGTTTGTTTCTTTGGTGGACAGCTCAGCGCTAGATAGCTAGCGGAGGCGAGCTAGTCTTCGAGCTAGCCTAGTGGGGAAGGCTCACCGATGAAGCTACGTTTACGTTGCAGCACTTGAGCAAAACTTCACTTTCGTGGCCCACGAGTAATGTTAAGAGCTAGTAATGTCTTTAACGCACCTTTTCAGACACGGCAGCACAGCTCACAGCAACACCATGGACGGGCAGTGGAAACACACTCCAACAACTTTCAAAGCTCACGCAGGTTGGTTGACGTACATGTCACATCGCCCACTAACGTTACTTATAGCTTTTTGGTTTCTGGCAAagcagctgttgttgtacagCATCAAGTCACTGACGAAAATCAAACACAGCTTCccatttgacatttcaaaataaagatcTTATTAAACCACTACGTTATTACCAGTCTATTAGCCGTTGATTTATgtgtattgttgttgtgttgtaaaCTGTATATGATAGGATACATAAATGAGGTATGTTGTAGAggtttttggggtgtttttttggccaataattgtttaaataatagttttcactttttttatttgggtgCAGAAACCCTACATTTCCGGTCACATTCATGCTTACTCCAGATAGCTATTTCCGCCAACAGCCCCACCTCTGTGACGATGAGTCAGAATTGGAGGAGGCAACAGGTTGGATGAAAAGAGTAAGGAGTAACATAATAATATcttttttgaaataataatagtactattcaatttgtttttattttacaaatgttaatTGGTTTctgttaactttttttattttcatttttgggtTTTATCTGACTACATATGAAATGATATATTGCTTTGCCTTCCGTTGGTGGTGTCCCTTGACGAATACACAATTGCTTTGGGTTGTAGCCAATTACTTCAAAGACTGGAAACCTGTTGCGTATTGATATCATTTTAAGATAGCCTATGTATATAATGTGGTCCTTGTGGAAATAAATataatctaataaataaaaatctattgtGGGcgcaaaaaaacaatgaggggATTCTACAACTTTTAGCCTTTTCACGTTCTACCTCCGCAACATTGTGACAATGTTTCTATGTGCATCTAGTGACATTGGGCTTGTTGATTTTACCATGAGCTATACATATAATCTCCCATGATTGACAAATGTGctcaaatagaaaatagaataaaataaaaaaggagaaactaTGACATAGCATAATGTGACATAGCATAGCATATCGTATTTGAGGTGTACTGTAACCTAGTATTGtaatcaaaagttttttttatgttcagtctttcacctttttctgttaacattcaataaaaacacagacattgtGAACCAAATagcatttattaattaaatcattaGTGGTTAAGCAATGAAAAATACAGGAATCGGTTAccatcaaaacaaaagcaaggaAACAGTTAAGTGTGAACTACATATGTTCCATTGACATATAGGCCTCAGCACACCTGAATGTTGTTACTGCTCTGACAGACAAGGCATTGTTGATCCACTATGAAGGGCTGAGTATTCAACCACTGAACACATTCTCTACCACATAGTATCAAAAGGTTAGAATATTTTATCTATGCTTAAATCTCATTTGTTGCACTGTGAAATCTTTGCAAACTTCACAATGATTTGGCCCGAGAAGCTGTTTCTAAATGGGGAAGAAGTGCAGGCAGCGGAAGGCAAAAGGCTCTCTggtaaataaaatcaaaacgCATTATGATCTGCATTGGCAGTGATTCAcattatatacaaaaaaaactaataaactaTGATGTGACTGAGCTAGGAACTAAACTTTGAACGTACAAATACTGTGGCAATGTGGTAAACTTTGTCAACAATTATATAAAACTCGATACTTTCTCTTACTTTAAATTCACAGATGCATcttgtgtctgtctctgcatTAGCTCTTTGTTGACCTGACCAGGATTAGTGCATAGGTGGGTGGACATTTATCTTGAATATGCTAGAAAATGAATTAGTTAATAAATTCATTAATTCTTGAATTAATTATTGCAAGTCATTCATGAAAATACCACAAGTAGTGGAGGATATGTATAACACATTTATAAGCCTTATTGCAAATTAGTAAGTGTGGACAATAGGGGAACCCTGTGTGGCAAAATCTCAGTGAAATGGTCCTTTGTCAAGAGAACACAACAGGCAATCTGTTAAAATGCACCTTTAATCTGGAGCAGAGGGAATTATAGTGGGATGACTGCACACTAGGGGTCAGTGTCAGACCGCAGGGTTTTGAAACCTAGGACTGTGAACAGCCAAGTCTCGGGTGTACGCGGATTTGTATGAATCCAAACTGGTTCTATCAGAGGTCTGTGAGAACTAGCCGAAAGTATTTGTCCTTAACTCAGTTAATTTATGTAACACATCTTAGAATGACAGATAGCATGTTGTAAGAAGAGAATAATCAAAGTGAATACCCGCGCTGAGTGAAATGCACTAGTCCTATGGATGAGCTGTCTCTTCCTTATGTTTTGCAGATCTTCATTATCATGGACACTGGTTATTCTTTGGCAATAAAATGTTGCGTAACAGCATTGCATGCAACAAGGTGTGCTAAAACTACAACTATTAGGCTATATTCAGCCAAGTGTAAATTGTGATCACATACATGTCATACACAAATATGTAACGGTTAGCTCATCATGAACATATTAATGACAACAGAATAACTAAATATCAGTAAATTAAGCAGAGTAAGATAACACTTCAGTATTTAAACAGCTGAACAATAAACAGGGTGGAAGGAATAAGTATGTGTTTGTGGTatgtaatacaaaataaaaatataagcaCATATATGTACTCAGTTTGTTTGTGAATAATTTGGCCATTGGGAATCTGCTACTCAACAGTCCATGagatcattttctttatgttcaaaaaataaaagttatgttTGGTTTcctatttctttttctgtttttttcttttcaaatttcatCATCATATATACCATCCAAACACAAATGTGTTCTAAACAACCCTCAAAGTGCTTTTGCAAATATGGGAATATTTTCATTAAGCCCTTTAAATTAAGCCCTTTCTGATAAATTTTAGGCACACAAACTGTAGTCAAAGAAAGGAAACCTAAGttgttaaattataattttgttaccacttgggtcttttttttatcattttggtCATAATTGTTATTGGTAACAATAACATTATCTTGACCAAATTAACTGCTGAGATCTGAGAATGTCATAACTAAGGTAACATTACGTACTAAtcaaaacatagttatgaatatgatattccatttctgccaatggATTTCTCCagaatcctacacactgttctTTTAAAGGCAACACAACAAACTGTACACACATCACTGAcatattagcatgttagcaaacagttgcatATTTAGTGGTGCTCGTGTCCACCTAGAAAATATAAGTCCAATATGTGCTCACCTTTTAGCTCtagttttggtctccaccaactcctgagaaaaatatcctgCTCTTAGGCTGCTACTCTTTTCACCAGCTAGTCCCCcgactttgtctgtctgctgttgctgctgagcAGAGAGTGTAAATCAGGTGTATCGGTGCCTCCCCACATAAAACAGCTGTAAACAAAGTTGACGAGAACGGCGAGACTGAactaaaacagtaaagttgtgggccgaaacccccaaaacaatgagctgaaagttGCAAAAACTCTGTATAGATCCACAGGGAACTACAGAGacaggtgataattctctgtgcgTTCATCAATGTAAGCGGCAGCTTTTTTAAACTACATGAGATATTTACACAGGGACAGCGAACGAACAGCCAGACAATCTGACAGGATGGAAACAAACCAATAGGTTTACCAAACTTATGTGACCTACAATACTGTGCTTGCATGGTGAAAGTTTATTACTGACAGTTTTGGAGCGCCCTCTAAATTTGTCCTTCAAATAGAGTGGTTTAGATAATCTGGACAAAGTGTTGGCTTCTTAACCATAGCAAACTCATATCAATGACGCcgtgttcccagatctcagcaataACTGGTTAGTACAAAGTTATATTAACTAATAGGAATAATGGccaaaagtgtttaaaaaaagttagacCCAAGTTGTAATCAACAATTATTCTTCAGCAATCTTCCCAATTCCGacaattaatttttttcttttacttttacaaaagAACCTCAGGAACCTCTAGTCgctgtctctatctctgtcttcATTCTCCTGCAGAGCATCCTGGTtgtcctcatcttcatcctcatcagcCTCTTCCTCATCCCCTCCTCCATTCATCATCTCCATCTCAACCTCCACCGCGCCCTCCTCGACCTCCCCATCCACTCCGCTGAAGGGATCCACCTCCTGGGATACCTCCACCATCTCGGTGCCTTGGACCACCTCGGTGATGCCCTCACGGATCTTCTTGACGTGGAAGGTGAAGGGGGGCACCCTGTAAACAGCGGTCTTAGACCGGGCGTAAACGACATGGTCTGGCGTGAAGGCCTTCTTCACCTTGTCACGGGATGTCTGCATCTTCTGCTTGCGCTCAGGGTTGACAGTCATTTGTGTTCCAAATTTGCCCATCTTCTTCTCAATGTTGTGACGCGTCTTCTCAAGGTTGTCCTTGGTCTTCTGTCTGGTCTTCTCTAAGTTATCCTTAGTTTTCTGCTTGGTTTTTTCCAGGTTGTCCTTTGTCTTCTGCCTTGTCTTCTCCAGGTTGTCCTTGGTCTTTTGTTTGGTCTTTTCCAGTTTCTCTTTGGTCTTTGCTCTGGTCTTATCCATCTTCTCCTTTGAGAAGACCGTCTTCAGGGTTTGTACACGCTGCAGGCTGCTGCGCTTGATGCGCTCGGCGCGGGACTCCTCGATGGTCTCCTCGATCTCCACCCCTTCCTCGTCTGAAGAGAGGTCTACATGGGGcctgtctgccttctctccttctcccccctcttcctcttccacagCTTCCTTGAGCTCTAGCAGGCTGCCCCCTCTGCTTCCCGACACAGAATCAGAAACCTTCATGGATTTAGAGATGCTGAGTTTTGAGGGAACCTTCACTTCATCCTGTGGagaagaaaacacaaggaaTGTTAATACAACAAGTGTCAATGTGATTGAGCGATGCCACCTTGACGAAATTCAAGTTTAAACATACAATTGTGGTCCAGAATGACCATTGAAAATGTAGACAGATCTTGAGATACGAATTCGCAGCTACTCCAATAGCTTGCAAGTACTATAACagttcaacaacaacaaagcaatataaagtcatttatatctcactggaaacaaatctaaaatggcaataaaataaataccatttccaagtgaagtttataaagaagcaagaagacagacatcagtcagtatcagtcattcctcctctcctctgtcctcctggctgctttgtctcagccatCAGAAAAGTTCACAGGAACAAACTAAGCTAGGCAGTAAAACTACAGacacacagctttttttttagcttatttGTCAAAAATGCTTCTTGCCGAACTTCGTGCTGTTCTTGTGTAAACGGATTAGATTGAATTAGTTAAAAGTGTTGTGTATTAAGTTGATGAACTTGaatagtaaatatatttta includes these proteins:
- the LOC129093273 gene encoding caveolae-associated protein 1-like, producing MAAMEALESTSALLEPQTLTEISDDEINLPPSDDEDDALAAAKKELSTMGTEGDDDKDEAGKSDQQVNGVMVLTLLDKIIGAVDQIQQTQSGLEARQQEMERSVNGIQGELTKLSKSHSTTSNSVNKMMEKVRKVSVNVKTVRATLEKQGGQIKKLENNEAELLKRRNFKVMIYQDEVKVPSKLSISKSMKVSDSVSGSRGGSLLELKEAVEEEEGGEGEKADRPHVDLSSDEEGVEIEETIEESRAERIKRSSLQRVQTLKTVFSKEKMDKTRAKTKEKLEKTKQKTKDNLEKTRQKTKDNLEKTKQKTKDNLEKTRQKTKDNLEKTRHNIEKKMGKFGTQMTVNPERKQKMQTSRDKVKKAFTPDHVVYARSKTAVYRVPPFTFHVKKIREGITEVVQGTEMVEVSQEVDPFSGVDGEVEEGAVEVEMEMMNGGGDEEEADEDEDEDNQDALQENEDRDRDSD